TCTGAAGAAGAGATTTTAGAATTTGTAGCTAATGAAAGAGGAAAGATTGTTCGATAAGAAGAGAATGAAAAATTTTATGACTAAAAAACAATATTAAATGATAAAGGAGAATGAATAATGGAAACTCGTTACGCTCATCATCCCGAAGATGTAAAACATCAAACAACAGAGGAATTAAGAAAGAACTTTTTAGTTGAAACTCTTTTTGAGAAAGATCGTGTTCACTTAACATATACACACAATGATCGAATGATTTTTGGAGGCGTCACTCCTGGAACAGAGGAACTAACAATTCAATTAGATAAGGAACTTGGCGTAAACTACTTTTTAGAACGTCGAGAGCTTGGCATTATTAATATTGGAGATGAAGGTACTGTTATTCTTGACGGAGTGGAATATGAAATGAAAGGCCGCGACGGTTTATATGTTGGACGCGGTACAAAAGATGTTCGATTCCGTTCAAAAGATGCTAACAAACCAGCTAAATTTTATATCAACTCAACACCAGCACACCATACGTATCCAACAGTGAAAATTGATATAAAAGAAATTGATCCGCTTCATAAAGGTGAACAAGCAACATTAAATGAGCGCAATATTTATCAATATATCCATCCAAACGTTTGTGAAAGTTGCCAACTTCAAATGGGATTAACGATGCTTTCACCAGGAAGTGTATGGAATACAATGCCTTGCCATACTCATGAGCGACGTATGGAAGTCTACTTATATTTTGATATGGAACCAGATACTCGTGTATTCCACTTTATGGGCAAACCAGATGAAACAAGACATTTAGTTATGAAAAATGAACAAGCAACCATTTCACCAAGTTGGTCTATTCATACTGGAACAGCTACAAGTAACTACACATTTATTTGGGGCATGTGTGGAGAGAATATTACTTACGACGATATGGATCATGTAGAAATGGAAGAACTGAGATAAGTTAGTTAACACCTAGCTAAGAGAAAACAAATAGTATCCTAACATAAGCGATACTATTTGTTTCTCTTTAATGCAAAATATAAGTTTTTTGGTTCGTGAAGTTAAAATATGAGATTGAAACATCAAGAATACATAAAATTGGGGGAGTTAAGCAATGTCGAATAATTTGAATTCATTTTCAATGGACTTCTTCCGTCTTGACGGGAAAGTGGCAATCATTACTGGTGGGAACAAAGGTCTAGGTCAAGGATGTGCTGTGGCCCTTGCTAAAGCAGGCGCAGACGTGTTCATTGTAACACATGGAAAAGAGTGGGATGAGACACGAGCTCTTGTAGAGGAAGCTGGAGGAAATGTTCACTTCCATCAAGCAGATTTATCAGATCGCTCCTCTATTAAACAAGTAGTTTCAGAGTGTCTTAACGTATATAAAAAGATTGATATTTTAATTAATAATGCAGGAACAATTCGTCGTGCCCCTCTTCTCGAATATAAAGAAGAAGATTGGGATGCAGTAATGGCGATTAATCAAGATGCAGTTTATTTCTTAAGCCAAGAAGTCGCAAAAGTAATGGCTGAACAAAGGAGCGGTAAAATTATTAATATCGCTTCCATGCTTTCTTTCCAAGGCGGAAAATTTGTTCCTTCCTATACAGCAAGCAAACATGCTGTAACAGGGCTTACAAAATCATTTGCTAATGAGCTTGCTGAACATAACATTCAAGTAAATGCCATTGCGCCGGGATATGTAGAAACAGCGAATACAGCTCCTATTCGTGCAGATGAACAGCGTAACAAAGAAATCTTAAGCCGTATCCCTGCTGGACGCTGGGCAACTCCAGTAGATTTAATGGGCACAGCGGTATTCTTGGCAAGTCAAGCTTCTGACTATATGAACGGACACATTTTAGCTGTTGATGGTGGTTGGTTAGCTCGATAACTCTATTTTTATAGAATAGATTATTAAAAATTGTATGAGCTGTATCGCATTAGTGATACAGCTTTATTATATTACATTTGATATGCAGGACACTAAAAATAAAAAAGGGTGATATAAATGAACCTAGGCATAAGAGGTCATGATATTGAAAAGAATGGTTTAGAGGAATTAGTAGAAGAAATTGAAAAAAAGGGGCTTACATCTGTACAGTTAGCTTTAAGTAAATCTTTAAATTATGTAAATACAGATTTAGGAAGTTTAAGCCCTGGTCTTGCTCATTATGTAGGAAGTACCTTTCAGAAACACGGTATTCAAATCGCTGTATTAGGTTGTTATATTAATATGATTCATCCTGATAAAGTGGAAAGACGAAAAGGCTTAGAAAGATTTAAAGAACATATAAGATATGCAAGAGATTTCGGGTGCAGTATTGTAGGGACGGAAACTGGTAATGTAAATGCTGAAATTTTTTATACTACGGAAAACTTCAAAGAAGAACCATTCCAAGAAGTAGTCGAAAGTGTCCGTGAACTTGTAGAAGAAGCTGAAAAATTTGGCGTAATCGTAGGAATTGAAGCAGGAGTGAATCATCCTATTTATTCATCAAAAGTGATGAAAAGGCTTTTAGATTGTGTGAATTCCAATAATCTGCAAGTGATTTTTGATCCAGTAAATTTACTGACGATAGATAATTATAAAGAACAGAATGAGATTTTTGAAGAAGCATTTAACTTATTTGGAGATAGAATGGTTATCCTACATGCCAAAGACTTTATTGTAGAAGATCAAATGTTAAAACCAGCTGCTGTTGGGAAAGGATTATTAAATTATGACCTAGTCATGAAATTAATAAAGGAGAAAAAACCTTTTATAAATATCTTAATGGAAGATACACAAGAACCTTTTATAGATGAAAGCATTGTTTTCTTAAGAGAGAAGTATAATCAAGGTTAAGGAACAGTATTATGAAGTATTTTGTGATCCGATAGAGTATTTATCAATTATGGAATACTCATTTGTTTAATGAACATGTTTTGGTTTGCATTTCTAGGTAGTTTTTTAAAAGGTTAAATAAAACGTTAGAAGAAAAATGAGCTTATCAAAGGTCCTTTGTTTTGGCAAAGGACTTTTTTTATGGTTAAAATCTAGATTACTTTTATCAACAATTTGAAGTATATTTGTATTAATATAAGGAACTTAATCAAAAATACTTTTTACATTATCATTTTTAATTGTTAATAATAATAGGTAATCAAAACACCAATTCAATTGCTAGAATAGTTAGAAACCATACTTTAAAATGAGTATACAAAGTGAAGAAAGATGGCAAAAAAGGAGAATTTCTATGCAACATGAGCTTTTAAATGAATTATTAAAGATAACAGAAGAAGAGGAAATAATCTTACAAAACAGAAGAGAAATCAAAAAAGAGCTTTATACAAATCAGTCCAATTTTATTATTGAAAGCGAAAAATTTCTCAGTAAGGATAAGATGATTATGGTTCGCCAACATACACGCTTTGTTGATTTTCCTAAACATAAACACAATTATATTGAAATCAATTATGTTTATAATGGAGAATTAAATCAAAAGGTAGGGAACCAAAAAATAAGTTTAAAACAAGGGGAGCTGTTATTTTTAAATCAGCATATTGAACATGAAATTGCTGCATGTGCAACAGAAGACATTGTTATTAATTTCATTATTCAACCTCAATTTTTCGATTTTATTTTCTCTTTCTTAACAACTGAAAATAGAATTAGTAATTTTCTAATCAACAGTTTATACAATAGCACTCAAAACGGACAATTTCTCTACTTTAAAGTTTCAGAAGTGGAAAGTATTCAAGATTTAATCAAAAAAATTATTATGGAAATTAGGTCTTCTGCCTTTATGTCTGAATCAACTGTTAAATTATATATGGGACTTTTAATTGTTGAACTAATTAAACATGCTGATAAGGCTGAGCATACAGAAGATTATCCTGTCCAGCACTACTTAATCGTTGAGTCTTTAAAATATATCGATGAAAATTTTCAAAAAGCTTCATTATATGAGTTATCTTCTCAATTAAATCAACCCCACTATGCTTTAAGTAAAGAAATTAAAAAGGCTACAAATTATACCTTTAAAGAGTTACTTCAAGAAAAACGTTTGAGCAAATCAAGAGAGTTACTAGAAAGTACAGATATGCCAATTGCGACAATAATAGATCAAGTTGGGTACGATAATGTTAGTTATTTCTATCGAATTTTTAAAAATAAATATAATCAGACACCAAAACAATTTAGAGAGCATTTAGCGAAGGAATAAAGAGCTAAATGTTCTTTTTATGGAGTTTTTATCCAGCTAAATGCTATCATCATAAAACTGAAATCTTTTATGTTATGCGCTTTCATTCTAAAAGGACTTGTTCCATAAATTTGTTTAGGATAACAGAAAAATCTATAACAATTAAAAGTTAAATGTAATGTATTTTTGCAAATAAGGACAATAAATAAATAATTTTAGTCATTATTTACTCTTTCAATCTGTTTTAAGATAAGAACATAAGCAAACGCTTTCAGATAAAGGGTGATAGTAATGAAGAAATGTTGTTTAGCTGTTGATATTGGTGCATCTAGTGGTCGGTTGATTGCTAGCTACCTTAAAAATGGACAATTAAAACTAAATGAAATTCACCGTTTTGAAAATAAAATTGTCCGAAAAGATGACCAATTTTGCTGGGAACTTGATCGATTATTTTTAGAAATCAAAAAAGGGATTAAAAAATGTCAAGGTAAAGGTTTGAAGCCGGAAAGTATAGGAATTGATACATGGGCAGTTGACTTCATACTCCTAGATGATAATGAAAAACCTTTGACTAATTCCGTTGCTTATCGAGATTCACGAACAGATGGAATGATGGATGAAGTCTTTAAAATCATAATGAAAGAACGTCTATATTTAGAAACAGGTATTCAGTTTCAAAAATTCAATACGATTTATCAACTTTATTCCATTAAACAAAACAATCCAGAGATCTTAGATAAGGCAGCATCATTCCTTATGATTCCTGACTATTTTAATTATCTACTAACAGGAAAAAAGGCAAATGAATATACAAATGCTACGTCAACTCAACTAGTTAATGCATTTACGAAAAAATGGGATGACGAAATTCTAGATCAATTAGGCATTAAAAAGGAAATCTTTCAGGAGATTCACAATCCTAAAACAGTGTTAGGAACGCTGAAAGAGGATCTTGTAGAGGAATTTGGTTTTGATATGAAAGTTATTTTGCCCGCAACACATGATACAGGATCAGCTGTTATCTCGGTTCCAGAGCTAGACGAGACCATCTATATAAGTTCAGGAACATGGTCTTTAATCGGGGTCGAAAACTATTTTCCAATTTGTATTACAAAGGCTCTAGACTACAATTTTACGAATGAAGGCGGTATTGATTATCGCTATCGATTCCTAAAGAACATTATGGGACTTTGGATGATACAGGAAGTAAAAAGAAATTATCAAGATCAATATTCGTTTGCTGAGTTAGTTGATTTAGCTCGCCAAGTTCAAGAATTCACCTCTACTGTTAATGTAGATGATCCAAGGTTTTTAAAGCCAGAAAATATGATTGAGGAAATTCAACGCTACTGTCAAGAGACAAATCAAGCAATACCAACCACACCTGGTGAAGTAGCCAAGTGTGTATATGATAGTTTGGTATGCAGCTATCAACAAGCTATTAATCAAATTGAAGAAATATTTGAAAGAAAATTCGAAAAGATTAATGTTATTGGTGGCGGTTGTCAAAATGAAATGTTAAATCAACTAATTGCTGATACAACGAAAAAAGTAGTATATGCAGGTCCAATAGAGGCAACAGCCATTGGAAATATTGTGTCCCAATTAATGGCAG
This sequence is a window from Priestia filamentosa. Protein-coding genes within it:
- the kduI gene encoding 5-dehydro-4-deoxy-D-glucuronate isomerase; the protein is METRYAHHPEDVKHQTTEELRKNFLVETLFEKDRVHLTYTHNDRMIFGGVTPGTEELTIQLDKELGVNYFLERRELGIINIGDEGTVILDGVEYEMKGRDGLYVGRGTKDVRFRSKDANKPAKFYINSTPAHHTYPTVKIDIKEIDPLHKGEQATLNERNIYQYIHPNVCESCQLQMGLTMLSPGSVWNTMPCHTHERRMEVYLYFDMEPDTRVFHFMGKPDETRHLVMKNEQATISPSWSIHTGTATSNYTFIWGMCGENITYDDMDHVEMEELR
- the kduD gene encoding 2-dehydro-3-deoxy-D-gluconate 5-dehydrogenase KduD produces the protein MSNNLNSFSMDFFRLDGKVAIITGGNKGLGQGCAVALAKAGADVFIVTHGKEWDETRALVEEAGGNVHFHQADLSDRSSIKQVVSECLNVYKKIDILINNAGTIRRAPLLEYKEEDWDAVMAINQDAVYFLSQEVAKVMAEQRSGKIINIASMLSFQGGKFVPSYTASKHAVTGLTKSFANELAEHNIQVNAIAPGYVETANTAPIRADEQRNKEILSRIPAGRWATPVDLMGTAVFLASQASDYMNGHILAVDGGWLAR
- a CDS encoding sugar phosphate isomerase/epimerase family protein; protein product: MNLGIRGHDIEKNGLEELVEEIEKKGLTSVQLALSKSLNYVNTDLGSLSPGLAHYVGSTFQKHGIQIAVLGCYINMIHPDKVERRKGLERFKEHIRYARDFGCSIVGTETGNVNAEIFYTTENFKEEPFQEVVESVRELVEEAEKFGVIVGIEAGVNHPIYSSKVMKRLLDCVNSNNLQVIFDPVNLLTIDNYKEQNEIFEEAFNLFGDRMVILHAKDFIVEDQMLKPAAVGKGLLNYDLVMKLIKEKKPFINILMEDTQEPFIDESIVFLREKYNQG
- a CDS encoding AraC family transcriptional regulator → MQHELLNELLKITEEEEIILQNRREIKKELYTNQSNFIIESEKFLSKDKMIMVRQHTRFVDFPKHKHNYIEINYVYNGELNQKVGNQKISLKQGELLFLNQHIEHEIAACATEDIVINFIIQPQFFDFIFSFLTTENRISNFLINSLYNSTQNGQFLYFKVSEVESIQDLIKKIIMEIRSSAFMSESTVKLYMGLLIVELIKHADKAEHTEDYPVQHYLIVESLKYIDENFQKASLYELSSQLNQPHYALSKEIKKATNYTFKELLQEKRLSKSRELLESTDMPIATIIDQVGYDNVSYFYRIFKNKYNQTPKQFREHLAKE
- the rhaB gene encoding rhamnulokinase: MKKCCLAVDIGASSGRLIASYLKNGQLKLNEIHRFENKIVRKDDQFCWELDRLFLEIKKGIKKCQGKGLKPESIGIDTWAVDFILLDDNEKPLTNSVAYRDSRTDGMMDEVFKIIMKERLYLETGIQFQKFNTIYQLYSIKQNNPEILDKAASFLMIPDYFNYLLTGKKANEYTNATSTQLVNAFTKKWDDEILDQLGIKKEIFQEIHNPKTVLGTLKEDLVEEFGFDMKVILPATHDTGSAVISVPELDETIYISSGTWSLIGVENYFPICITKALDYNFTNEGGIDYRYRFLKNIMGLWMIQEVKRNYQDQYSFAELVDLARQVQEFTSTVNVDDPRFLKPENMIEEIQRYCQETNQAIPTTPGEVAKCVYDSLVCSYQQAINQIEEIFERKFEKINVIGGGCQNEMLNQLIADTTKKVVYAGPIEATAIGNIVSQLMAVGEIEDINEARTIVKHSFEVKKFSPSIITA